The following proteins come from a genomic window of Sorex araneus isolate mSorAra2 chromosome 1, mSorAra2.pri, whole genome shotgun sequence:
- the CROT gene encoding peroxisomal carnitine O-octanoyltransferase, with protein MESHLAKSTEERTFQYQDSLPPLPIPSLEESLKKYLEAVKPFSSEEEFKKTEEIVKQFQNGIGRKLHQKLLEKAKGKRNWLEEWWLNVAYLDVRMPSQLNVNFAGPANHIEHYWPPKEGTQLERGSISLWHNLNYWQLLRKEKIPIHKVGSTPLDMNQFRMLFSTCKIPGITRDSIENHFKTESEGHSPTHIVILCRGRIFLFDVLCEGSLITSPEILRQLKYIYQKCQSEPKGPGVPALTSEERTQWAKAREYLISLDPENLKKLEKIQSSLLVFSLEDSSPQATPEDYSQATAMTLIGDPTVRWGDKSYNMISFYNGVFGCSCDHAPFDAMVMVNISHYVDERILENEGKWKGSEKVRDIPLPEELVFTVDQKILNDINQAKTQYLKQASDLQIVARPFISFGKKVTKKNNLHPDTFVQLALQLAYFRLHGRPGCCYETAMTRYFYHGRTETVRSCTMEAVKWCESMHDPSTSLLERQQMMLTAFAKHNKMMKDCSTGKGFDRHLLGLLLTAKEEGIPVPELYTDPLFSKSGGGGNFVLSTSLIGYLRVQGLVVPMVHNGYGFFYHIRDDRILVSCSAWKSCPETDAEKLVQQIFYAFQDMIHLMNNAHL; from the exons ATGGAAAGCCATTTGGCAAAATCAACTGAAGAGCGAACTTTTCAGTACCAGGATTCTCTTCCACCTCTGCCTATTCCTTCACTTGAAGAATCATTAAAGAAGTACCTCGAGGCTG taaagCCATTTTCAAGTGAAGAAGAAtttaagaaaactgaagaaattgTCAAACAATTTCAAAATGGGATTGGAAGAAAATTGCATCAGAAATTACTTgaaaaggcaaaaggaaaaagaaattgg ctGGAAGAATGGTGGCTGAATGTTGCCTACCTGGATGTTCGCATGCCTTCACAATTGAATGTCAACTTTGCGGGTCCTGCGAACCATATTGAACATTATTGGCCTCCAAAAGAAGGCACACAGTTAGAAAGAGGAAGTATATCTCTTTGGCACAACTTGAACTATTGGCAACTACTAAGAAA GGAAAAAATACCTATTCACAAAGTTGGAAGTACTCCTCTGGATATGAATCAGTTCCGGATGCTGTTTTCAACCTGCAAGATACCAGGAATAACTAGAGATTCCATTGAGAATCATTTTAAGACAG AGAGTGAAGGACATTCCCCAACTCACATTGTAATTCTGTGTCGAGGTCGAATTTTTCTCTTTGATGTACTGTGTGAAGGAAGTTTGATCACCTCACCAGAGATACTCAG GCAATTGAAATATATCTACCAGAAGTGCCAGAGTGAACCTAAGGGGCCTGGAGTACCAGCATTAACTAGTGAAGAGCGAACTCAATGGGCTAAG GCACGAGAATATTTGATTAGTCTTGATCCAGAGAACttgaaaaagttagaaaaaattcAATCTAGTTTACTGGTGTTTTCCTTGGAGGATAGCAGTCCACAAGCAACACCAGAAGACTATTCTCAG gCAACTGCAATGACCCTCATTGGAGATCCAACAGTACGCTGGGGTGACAAATCTTATAATATGATTTCCTTTTATAATGGAGTATTTGGTTGTAGCTGTGAC CATGCTCCGTTTGATGCAATGGTTATGGTCAATATCAGCCATTATGTCGATGAGAGGATTTTGGAGAATGAAGGAAAATGGAAG GGTTCAGAAAAAGTGCGGGATATACCACTTCCAGAGGAGCTTGTTTTCACTGTGGatcagaaaatattaaatgatataaACCAAGCTAAAACTCAATATTTAAAAcag GCATCTGACCTGCAGATTGTGGCGCGCCCCTTTATATCCTTTGGGAAAAAAGTAACCAAGAAGAACAACCTTCACCCTGACACATTTGTTCAGCTTGCACTTCAGCTGGCATATTTCAGACTTCATGGACG TCCTGGTTGCTGCTATGAAACAGCTATGACGAGATATTTTTATCACGGTCGCACAGAGACTGTGAGATCATGCACAATGGAAGCAGTCAAATGGTGCGAGTCTATGCATGATCCTTCCACCAGC CTTCTTGAGCGGCAACAAATGATGTTAACAGCTTttgcaaaacataataaaatgatGAAAGATTGTTCAACTGGAAAAG GGTTTGACCGTCATCTTTTAGGTTTATTGCTTACAGCAAAGGAGGAGGGGATCCCAGTTCCAGAACTCTATACAGACCCACTTTTCTCCAAAAG TGGTGGAGGTGGAAACTTTGTTCTTTCAACAAGTCTTATTGGTTATTTAAGAGTGCAGGGATTGGTGGTCCCCATGGTACACAATGGCTATGGATTTTTCTACCACATCAGAGATGACAG GATTCTGGTATCATGTTCAGCCTGGAAATCATGTCCAGAAACTGATGCAGAGAAGCTGGTTCAACAGATTTTTTACGCTTTCCAGGATATGATACATCTGATGAACAATGCTCATCTTTAG